A section of the Aigarchaeota archaeon genome encodes:
- a CDS encoding ECF transporter S component has product MSRRSLIVAKLAVFTSLVAVATMVISVYVPATRGYFNLGETMIYFTALTMGPGIAAFAGGVGSMLADLVLGYYYYAPATLLIKAAEGALAGYLVKKAPKKSGWQFALASYALIAGYFVLILLIGIMLFVGEVEVSILPIGEGVQQFIFTIPHYSWVGLAAAAVATPVYFVIREKGHEGWLILSLLLSGLLMVVGYFIYQQFFLGVAALVEIPVNLGQSIIGTAVAIPLYKAFRKLYRVA; this is encoded by the coding sequence ATGTCGCGCCGTAGCTTGATCGTAGCAAAACTTGCGGTCTTTACATCACTGGTAGCCGTTGCTACAATGGTCATATCAGTTTATGTACCAGCCACCAGAGGTTACTTCAATCTGGGTGAAACGATGATATACTTTACGGCGCTCACGATGGGGCCTGGGATAGCCGCGTTTGCGGGCGGGGTAGGTTCTATGCTGGCCGACTTAGTATTAGGCTACTATTACTATGCCCCTGCAACGCTACTCATAAAAGCAGCAGAGGGTGCGCTTGCTGGTTATCTCGTAAAGAAAGCTCCGAAGAAAAGTGGATGGCAATTTGCATTAGCGTCTTATGCACTCATCGCTGGTTATTTTGTACTTATACTTTTAATAGGCATCATGTTGTTCGTCGGTGAAGTTGAAGTTTCCATACTTCCAATAGGCGAAGGTGTGCAACAATTCATTTTCACGATTCCACATTATTCATGGGTTGGTCTAGCGGCCGCAGCCGTAGCCACACCGGTCTATTTTGTTATTAGGGAGAAAGGGCATGAAGGATGGTTGATACTTTCTTTACTCCTCAGTGGACTTCTCATGGTTGTGGGTTACTTCATATATCAGCAATTCTTCTTGGGCGTCGCTGCTTTAGTTGAAATACCCGTGAACCTCGGGCAGTCAATAATAGGAACAGCAGTCGCAATACCACTCTATAAGGCGTTCAGAAAGTTATACCGAGTCGCTTAG
- a CDS encoding threonine synthase, protein MSFKLLCTKCGKQFGSIKNPIRCPSCGGQMLIEYDYDKLSSTINTEEIIKNPLSMWKYSFLLPLTKAEFVVSLGEGGTFLQKAERLGEDLGIKNVYLKNETVNPTGSFLDRGVSVEVTKAKNMGYRVVKCASRGNLGASVAAYSARAGLGCTIYTTLSVELVKLYQAVICGAEISFMKTYDDALKVLTYLYEEEYIISVTSPFFLEGIKTTGYEVCEQLGWSPPEFFIVPVGEGGHLSMIWKALKELSYVGLIDDVHSRMLGVQAKSCSPIVDAFRKNLDKPAKPKDFGMTFHDIAVRQPMLGELCLKALRESKGYALAVSEKKILEATRLLAKFEGIFAEPAAASTIAALKVALEDGIIERSDKVVCVITGAGLKDPAAVKNLIKHPTAETPITLMIASSLDSRLGRTKRLILKILQKHPAHGYLLWKTLMREFGLTITLPSMYQHLKELMEAGLITVVKEGPPSERKKKVYVLTKKGEATLSPELTK, encoded by the coding sequence GTGAGTTTTAAACTTTTGTGTACAAAATGTGGCAAACAGTTTGGAAGCATAAAAAACCCGATACGCTGCCCAAGCTGCGGCGGCCAGATGCTTATCGAGTACGATTACGATAAACTTTCGTCTACTATAAACACAGAGGAAATAATTAAAAATCCCTTGAGTATGTGGAAGTACTCGTTCCTCCTACCACTCACTAAAGCTGAATTTGTCGTATCTTTGGGCGAAGGTGGTACTTTCCTTCAGAAGGCCGAAAGGTTAGGAGAGGATCTTGGGATCAAGAATGTCTACCTGAAGAACGAAACAGTAAACCCTACAGGCTCTTTCTTAGATAGGGGAGTTTCTGTCGAAGTCACGAAGGCAAAGAACATGGGCTACCGTGTGGTTAAGTGCGCGAGTAGGGGGAACTTAGGCGCCTCAGTTGCCGCGTATTCAGCAAGGGCCGGTTTAGGTTGTACGATCTACACGACACTAAGCGTCGAGTTGGTTAAACTCTACCAAGCTGTTATTTGCGGTGCCGAGATAAGCTTTATGAAAACATACGACGATGCCCTTAAGGTGTTGACATATCTATATGAAGAAGAATACATAATATCTGTAACTAGCCCATTTTTCCTTGAAGGAATAAAAACTACTGGGTATGAGGTTTGCGAACAGCTCGGCTGGTCTCCTCCTGAGTTTTTCATCGTACCCGTCGGCGAAGGTGGGCACTTGTCGATGATATGGAAGGCCTTGAAGGAGTTAAGTTATGTTGGACTTATAGATGATGTGCACTCGAGGATGTTAGGTGTTCAGGCAAAAAGTTGTTCACCTATAGTTGATGCATTTAGAAAGAACCTCGACAAACCTGCAAAGCCTAAAGATTTTGGGATGACGTTTCATGATATAGCAGTTAGACAACCTATGCTGGGAGAGCTTTGCTTAAAAGCTTTGAGAGAATCGAAAGGTTACGCTTTAGCGGTATCCGAAAAGAAAATACTTGAAGCTACGAGACTTTTAGCCAAGTTTGAGGGTATTTTTGCCGAGCCAGCAGCAGCTTCGACGATAGCGGCCCTTAAGGTTGCTTTGGAAGATGGAATAATAGAACGTTCCGACAAAGTCGTATGCGTAATAACGGGTGCAGGTTTGAAGGACCCAGCAGCAGTCAAGAATCTGATAAAACACCCAACCGCAGAGACCCCCATAACACTAATGATTGCTTCCTCGTTAGATAGTCGTTTAGGAAGGACAAAACGCCTAATACTAAAAATTTTACAAAAACATCCAGCTCATGGATATCTCCTATGGAAAACTCTCATGCGGGAATTCGGTCTGACAATCACGCTCCCCTCAATGTATCAACATTTAAAGGAACTTATGGAGGCTGGCTTAATAACGGTTGTAAAAGAAGGCCCCCCGTCAGAAAGGAAAAAGAAAGTTTATGTTTTGACGAAGAAGGGAGAAGCAACACTCTCACCAGAACTCACGAAATAA
- a CDS encoding UbiX family flavin prenyltransferase has translation MRIIVAITGASGAPMAERLLEVLKSGNHQIYLILSKNGEAIVRAEANLEKVKSYANRIFREDELEAPLSSGSFLIDGMVVMPCSMKTLAAIANGMEENLIVRAALVSLKQRRKLILVPRETPLAEPYIINMLKATRAGAVILPPVLTFYHSPKTIQDLVDFIVGRVLEILGIEHNLYKRWGE, from the coding sequence ATGAGGATTATTGTTGCAATAACGGGAGCATCAGGTGCACCTATGGCCGAGAGGTTGCTGGAAGTCTTAAAATCAGGTAATCACCAGATCTACCTGATTCTTTCTAAGAACGGTGAGGCTATTGTTCGGGCTGAAGCAAACTTAGAAAAGGTAAAGTCTTATGCAAATAGAATTTTTCGGGAAGACGAGCTTGAAGCTCCGTTATCGAGCGGTTCTTTTCTCATAGATGGTATGGTGGTTATGCCGTGCTCAATGAAGACTCTTGCGGCAATTGCTAATGGTATGGAAGAAAACTTGATAGTGAGGGCAGCGCTCGTTTCTCTCAAGCAGAGAAGAAAACTGATTCTGGTACCGCGTGAAACGCCTTTAGCTGAACCCTACATCATCAACATGCTTAAGGCAACCAGGGCAGGGGCTGTTATACTACCACCAGTCTTAACGTTCTATCACTCACCGAAGACAATCCAAGACCTTGTAGACTTTATAGTTGGGAGGGTACTGGAAATCCTCGGAATTGAACACAATTTATACAAAAGGTGGGGAGAATGA